One stretch of Armigeres subalbatus isolate Guangzhou_Male chromosome 2, GZ_Asu_2, whole genome shotgun sequence DNA includes these proteins:
- the LOC134209421 gene encoding carboxypeptidase B-like codes for MVPVSGAQSAVNNFSKMRSLVLILCLAVAVLGKPSTRHTIQWDSFWTLHEIEHYIEHLAEDYPEIMQLETIGTSSEGRNIEAVYISYGNNPNRPLVMVDAGLRAREWTSPMVAMFIIHELVEHPELFSHILEEVNFVIIPLVNPDGYVYSHTTDRLWVKSRKDNGNGCFGVDINRNFGYEWGTVGAGSDPCADNYAGTGAFSEPETEAVRTAINRYSANLKLYLSVQAAAKMVLYPFSYNGLRNPANAASHSAVASAAALEMIGQNGYLYTSGPAGILLPAESGTVSDYVSGQHGIQYTFVLETRGGGQNEYDLPASELSEVLYETAQGLKVMAEYVAGYRAV; via the exons ATGGTACCAgtatcaggagctcaaagtgcAGTCAACAACTTTTCCAAAATGCGTTCTTTGGTGCTAATTTTGTGCCTGGCTGTTGCGGTGTTGGGTAAACCAAGCACCAGACACACCATTCAGTGGGATTCCTTCTGGACTCTTCATGAG ATTGAGCATTACATTGAACATCTAGCAGAAGATTACCCAGAAATTATGCAACTTGAAACTATTGGAACGTCCTCGGAAGGTCGCAATATCGAGGCAGTGTACATTTCTTATGGAAACAATCCAAACAGACCGCTGGTGATGGTTGACGCTGGACTGAGGGCACGTGAGTGGACGTCTCCGATGGTGGCTATGTTCATCATCCACGAACTGGTCGAACACCCCGAACTATTCTCTCACATTCTCGAAGAGGTCAACTTTGTGATTATCCCACTGGTTAATCCAGATGGTTATGTTTATTCACACACTACTGACAGGCTGTGGGTCAAGTCTCGCAAAGATAACGGAAACGGATGCTTCGGTGTTGATATCAATCGTAACTTCGGCTACGAATGGGGAACCGTTGGAGCTGGTAGCGAT CCTTGCGCGGATAACTACGCTGGAACTGGAGCATTTTCGGAACCGGAAACTGAGGCCGTACGTACTGCCATCAACCGCTACAGCGCCAACTTGAAGCTGTACCTCAGTGTTCAGGCCGCTGCCAAGATGGTGTTGTATCCATTCTCTTACAATGGCCTGAGAAATCCAGCTAACGCAGCTTCTCACAGTGCAGTCGCGAGTGCGGCCGCTCTCGAGATGATAGGACAAAATGGGTATCTTTACACTTCTGGACCCGCCGGTATCTTGCTGCCAGCGGAGTCGGGAACAGTCAGCGATTACGTTTCTGGACAGCACGGAATCCAGTACACTTTTGTGCTGGAAACTCGTGGCGGCGGCCAGAATGAATATGATCTTCCGGCAAGCGAACTTTCGGAGGTGCTGTACGAGACTGCTCAGGGACTGAAAGTGATGGCGGAGTACGTTGCGGGATACAGAGCAGTTTAG